The DNA region cgATATATCAAACCCCCTTCCTTTTTCCAATTACcattggatagggggttcaagatattatggctgcaatattttgaaccccctacctttttccaattcccattggagagggggttcaaaatattatggccgcaatatattgaacccccctctatatttcattgctattggagagggggttcaaaatattatggctgcgatatattgaacccccctttatttttcattgcttttggagagggggttcaaaatagtAATGCTGCCAAATATTGAACCTCTTACCTATTTCTAATTCCcattggatagggggttcaaaatatcgcggccataatattttgaaccccctctccaatgggaattggaaaaaggtagggggttcaaaatatcgcagccataatattttgaaccccctctccaatagcaatgaaaaatagaggggggttcaaaatatcgcggccataatattttgaaccccctctccaatgggaattggaaaaaggtagggggttcaaaatatcgcagccataatatcttgaacaccctctccaatagcaatgaaaaatagaggggggttcaaaatatagcggccataatattttgaaccccctctccaattgGAATtggaaaaatagaggggggttcaatatatcgcagccataatattttgaaccccctctccaatagcaatgaaaaatagaggggggttcaaaatatcgcagccataatattttgaatcccctctccaatagcaatgaaaaatagaggggggttcaaaatatcgcggccataaaatattgaacctgggttcaatattttatgggggagttcaatatatcgcagcgatattttgaacccgggttcaatatatcgcggggttcaaaatattatatgacaccggtaTGATCAAgctttcaattttttcaaatactACATACCTTTCATTTGAATGAGCTCCCTTCTACGCCTCATGTAGAGTAATACTGCAATTATGAGAATGAGGAAAGCAACAATTCCAAAACAGAGAGGAATCATGATGTATGTCTTCTCATAGAAGTTACTCTCCTCCTTCTTTGTGATGAACAGAGGTGTGATGGTAtctgaaatatcaaaatttgtcaGTAGGGGGAAATTCACTTCTGTCTCCCACAAAAGTACTTCATGGCAACTCAGTTACTGATAGAAAGGTTAAAATCTTACGGCCATGATAGGTGAGGGTGGCAAACTTGAGCTCGCTCTCTGTTGATCCGGCATCACTGTGAGCAATGACCTTCATCACGTACCAGGTGGCAGGGTGAAGGTCTTCAACAGTGTGGATTGTCTGAAATTTCCAAAAATACTAATTAGCATTTCCTAAACTTAGCACAGAGTACAATATATGGAATTTCGATTTGTCTTTTCAGgcatattaatttaaatttaacctTAATTTTATTGTATGTCCCACCTTGTTGCTTTGGATGTTATTGGACACCTCCGTCCATGCTGTATCTCCCCATACTTTATATTGGACAGAGAAAAAACGAATTGGACAGCCTGATGTGATCCAAGTATTGAGGTCAAGGTCAACTGACGTCACATTGATGACTTTCAATAGCATGCTTTGTGGGGGCATAATTGGCgctgaaaattatatcaaatttttttcatatccaCTTAATACTTCTATTAGTAAATTTACAGGACAATATATATCGATGTTGATTGATTAATTTCTAATCTATCCACACTATAGAATgagtttttcaattatttaaatatcaaagaTTCGATTCAAGTAGCCCATGCTTTTAAAATGTGAATGACATACTAGAGCCATTGGTTTTGACGGACATGATGTCACTGTCGGGGCTGTATCCGAGACGATTGAGGGCGTTGATGTAGAACTTGTAGGTGGTACCACACAGCAGACCAGTCACCGTTTGTGTTCGGTTGGTCGGACCAGCGTGGATCTTCTGCCATACCTCATGGTCCTTCTTGAAGTGAATCACAAAACCTAAAGAAAGTCAAAATAAATGGATAAGATAAGATTCCagattaattaataattttctcTTTAACATATTTGTTAAACCTTCCATTCCATAACCTCCATAAATTAAGATGCAAAACAAAGCTTTCAGGACAAAAAAGTACTCCTTTCAAAACATTACAAAAAGGTATCAAGGTGTACAGAATATGCTGGGCGAGAGGGAGAGAGAGCCATTGGTATAGTCAGTTATTTACAGGAGTTGCCTACCTTGAATTGGACTTCCACCATTACTGCCAGATCTCCAGTTCATTTGAATAGTGGAGGTTGTCGTGGCAACAACATACAAACTTGGGGGTTTTGGGGGAGCTATGTAAAGATACAGTCAGATATATTCACAATGATTTCTTTGTTAATGTCAGCATATTATTTAATTAGTATACACAACATCATACATCAGTGATTCTGATACTTTCCTTTCAAAACTGAAGGTCAACATTGAAAAAGGATTTTTAactatattattttgtaaacaaggaATTTGGGAAGTAAAGCATCATCTACCGGTACATTCAGTTACATTATCTCATTTTTActttctaaacattaaaaaaaaaaccacaactaAACAACATAAAAAGGTTCACCGCTacaatttcattaaatacagataaattacatgtaattagattatataaatatgaaaacaatgatTATCTGATGCAGCAATAGAAATATCAGCAATGTTATTATGAGCAGCATCCAGATGATCATGCATTCATGCAATGATTTGCCATTTCATTCCATTTTTATATTCCTTAATTCATCAAGCACACATACCATGAATTaatgtattattaatatttcatgccactttaaaaacaaattttgtttatgatacttggtttaatttctaaatactCAACAATTGATAcggtaattcttttttttttcttcaaaccaCAACATTTACTGAATGACAAactataaaaaaatgtttatatttttcaaaccaagACAAGAATAAAATAATGATGTTAGAAGTCAGAGAATGGTTCAGGTGGTTTAGGGTAAGAGGCTGTTGAGGAgtttttaataaagataaataaaGGAAATGTTCAGGCAATATGATTCACAAACTAACaacaatatagaataaaaaagaCTGATTATGCCAGTTACTCACTTGCCAACTTATCACTGACTGAGTAAGTCAAAAGAAACATTAGAATAACCAGTAAAGTTACTTTCTCCATAAAATTGCAATATCATCAGttgtaatgtttgtttttttttccttttttttttgttgccccCGTTTAATTACCTTGAACGCTGATTGCGTAATTAATTTCGTCAGAGCCGTAGACATTTTCTGACCGACAGGAATAGTTAGCTGCATCACTACCGAGGACGCCATTTATATGCAGAGAACCATTCTTCAGAATCTGTAATCGCTCATTCACAATTAAAGGTCTTCCCCTAAAATGGAAATGAAAATTCAACTTGCTCTTGTCTTACTAAGGgaaataattcttaaatttatctttttttggaAACAGATAACTACAAGCATGCCAGTTGCATACATAACATCACTAGCCAGAAAAATATCTGGTATAGAACAATTCTAGAAATATTCAAGACTTAAAAAGAgatcaatgaaataaacaaaacttttacCGTATTTTCCACTTAATAATGGGAGCAGGATCCCCTACTGCTAAACACTGCAAAGTCAAAGTATGTTGCCATGGTATCAACATAACAGCTGAAAAACTGGCAATGCGAGCAGCCACTGTAAGTAGGTAAATGACAAGTTATTTTATGTAACAACAGCAAAAGATACTGTCAATACcggtaaatgattttttttttcttcatatttttacttctatttaataaataaaaattgtttgctGTCAAATGCTTCACCTTTTTCCTGGGGAGCAGTGGTGACACTGTGGGTTCTCTCCCCTTCCCCTATGATGGTGTTGGCAGACACCTCAAATCGGACCTCCTCATTCAGTGACAGGTTGTTCATGTAGTATGAGGTCTTCACGGGAGGTAACTCTAGTTTACTCATCAACTAAACAAAAAGCATAAacgttttgattaaaaattctgCTGAGAGTTATTACAAAATAGGTAGAACTGTTCACGACACAACACTGATATTTACATACATACCTCAGTAGAAGTGCTGTTGTAGACATAGACATTGTATTTTGTGAGAATTCCATTGCTGTGGAGAGGTGGTTTCCATGACGCCATTACAGAAGTGTTACTGACAGGGAGAGCTTTAATGTCTGCTGGTCGCTCGGGAGctgtacaaaaacaaaataccaaCAATACCACAAATGCACCATTTACGAGTTTACGAAACCAAAAATACACATAATACAATCAAAATGTTCCATTCTTACAATGATGTGGGAGTTGTCCCCCTGTTGCTACATACCGTCTTGTTGTGTCAACACAAACAGCGGCTCACagcggaccccctctcccttCCTGGTGAAGGCCAGCACCTGGAGACTGTAGTTTGTGTACTTGGACAGACCAGTAATGGTGGCCTCTAGTTCTGATGACACTACAGCATTGGAGTCACTTTCATCTACAAAACATCCaatattttacactttttctTATATCAAGTCAATCCTATTGCTCTGTTTCACGATATCATAATCATTTATAATGctgacagatttttttttacaaatctttttttcaattaccaAGAATGAATCTTTAAAAACCAACATTCATAAAATTGGTGTAATGTTATTATTAAGTAAATATTCAAGATTTTTCAGTAAAACAAGTATAGATGGTATTAAATCTTACCTTCATCAAAGCGCACAGGTTTGTAATAGATCTTGTATCCCTGCAGTATTCCGTGGAGTGTGAAGAGGGGTGGTGGGGACCAGACGACCTTGATACTGCGGGAGTTGATGGCGGTCGCCTGCACTCCTTGTGGTGGCTGACTGGGAACTGCAACACCAGACAATAACTCAACAAACTGATCACATGGTATATTTTAACTAAATGACTAATAACTAAATCCAAATCATTTGAATCATGTACAGATTCAGCTAAAGAACAAATCTTATGCATATTATCTATTAATTTTAGAATATCATTCCTTAACAGGTATAAAAAGCTGCAATAATGTTGccaattccttttttttattgagaGAGGGATGCATTTTGGCAGCTTAGGtatacattaatatacatgtattacacaaaAGATACATTACAATTGAGATTTTTCATTATCTATTGAATCAAAATGCAACCTTTGACAATGCCCAGTCTCAAATGAAAATCGAAAAGAAGATATGCATAACTGTCACAAAAATGGAAAAAGAAGTGACTGAGAGTGACTAACCGTCTTCCAAGGTGAAGACCTGAGCATCAGGGGACGGAGGACCCCTCCCTAACTGGTTATAGGCCTGGACATGAACTGTGTACTCCGTGAATTTCTCTAGGTTGTGAATGTCCACCTCTGGCAGAAACTCTCCGTCAATGGATTTAGTGATGTAGATGAATCGGGACTGACTGTCCTTCTCCTTGTATCCTATGTAGTATCCTAAAATCTCTCCATTTTGATGATCTGGTAAAGGAGGCTAGAAGTACACAAATTCTGTATCAACAATGTACCAAAACAGGTCTGTTTCACATTCTGCATTTTAACAGTCTCCAATTCTTTAAAAGATCTCTCCCATTTCTTAAGTTTTAAATATTCCCTACCATCCATGATATCCGGAGAGACTCGGACCCAATAGCCTTGACATTGACCTCTGTGGGTGGCCCTGATGGTTTTTCTTCATCCAATTTGATGATGAGACTTCCACTGGCTTTACCATATCCAATAGAGTTATTTGCTAGCACCCGGACTTCGTACACATAGGCAGGATGTAGGTCAGATATGGATGCGATCAGCTGATCAGAACTTACAGTCACATTTGGTATAACACCTTGCCACACCGCTGAACAGAGAAGAAATGCAAACTAAAACCATCAATTAGAAAGTGACAGCATCACTAGCATAAATATAGTcacagtttttatttcaaaatcttgCAAGGTACTTTAACACATCTTATGACAGTTCTTTATCATAAAATCTCTCATCATTTACAAATACCAtccaataaatacattttagatGATATCAGTATCATTGCTGTATTGCTGACCTTTTTGCTCTTTGTACTGAACAGAGTAGAACAATATTGGACTATTTCCGTCATAAGGAGGCTGCCATTTCACTTTGATGGTGCGACTCGTCTTCTTGACCAAGGTTAAGTTCTGGGGTGACTCTGGTTGTTCTAAAATTATAGACAGACACtcttaaagaaataattaagcCTGGAAAGAAATTAGTGTTAACATGTACTATAAATTATAACTATGACATTCACTTCATTCATAAAAATCGTATTATTTACCCAGCACAACTAATCTCATGGCTAAGACTGCATTTCCAAACTTGTTTTTTGCTGTACAGACATAGAAGCCAGTGTCTCCTCTCTCTGCAGGACGGAGGGTCAATGCTGATAACTTCCCTCGTGATGTCTGGGTTGTAGTGATCAGCCTTCTACTAAAAGAAATGCACAACAAAAAAAACGTTTATTAGATTTACTGATGAACAACAAAACGTATATTAGATTTCTTGATGAACAACAAAACGTACATTAGATTTATTGACCCTACTAATCTCTCAAACACCAAACCTAATACAGTATCAGTGATGTATACGGGTCACCAGAATCATTTGCTGACCCTATATTCATACAACTTAAAACACTCGAACCTTACAACAAAGCTACTGTGACACACCAGGTCAATGGAAGCAGTTTCTGACCCAAACTCTtgcatataataaataatactaCTATTACATACCTGGTCATGCCAGCAGTGCTAAGGGTCTGGGCGTTGAAGCTCCAGGTGACAGACAGGGGCTGGTCCCCGATGGCCTGGCAGTCCATTGTCTTGTTCTGACCTTTTATCACTGTGTAGTTTTTCTCCACTTCGTCAAACCGTGCAGGAACTAGATATAAAATAGATTACATGATATGAAATTGGTTACAAGTAAATGATTTTAGCTATATTgctgtattatttttcttttgtcaaaattatgataaaatgttaGTTCttatatgtaaaagaaaaaaaattataaaaagacGCACTGTGAACGCGGAGAAAAATGACTTTGCTAATTCCTGGTCCAACATTGTTCATTGAGTGACAGAGATAATATCCATGGTCCTCCTCTTTGGCATTTCTGATGACCAAGGTTCCATTACTAAACAGCTGCTTGGAGGCAGTTGTGGCATTGTCATTGGCAACATAGCGAATTGTTTGGTAGTGCCCTGGGTTTTTACCTGGAAAATATAATCATAATGCAACTAAAATCAGAACTTAATGAAAGGATTCTTAGGCCTCCTATGTTAACCAGTatgcaaaattaaaacttttttttaatatttggcaTTTGACTGTGAAAGAATAACAGGAATATGCAAAGGACAAAACTAAAATCATGATTGTTATGTGCTGACTATTTTTGCTAATATGCCAGCACACATTTCATGCTATATCACTCTGTTCTATCATACCTATTGCTTTCTTCCACTGGATGGTCGGTTTGGGAGAACCTGTGGTGAGACAATCTAGTGAGACTGAGTTTTTCAGGATTACAAATGAGTCTCCAGGCTCCATGACCCATCTTGGAGGgactgaaataataaaaatatatatttaatatcacaTGTTTGCCTCAATATTAGGTGTATATTAcccatgtaacaattttttatatgctgaacatattttacaatgtaatgaCCAAACAATGggtttttatgcatatattagGATATTTTGCATCTATCAAGAAAGATTTAATTACCTTATAAAGAATGAGTATAAAGATGTGATAAAGAAAACATCTTGTGATATTTGATGGTaaatgtatatgattttaaCCTATGTTAAGTGTGTTTTACATCCCCTTGCAAAGGTTTGGGGATAGCAAACTCGCAACAGGTtagataaaaattatatacatgtacaatataccaTCACAAttcaaatcatgagagattttTATCATCTTATATAAatccaatacatgtacttccaaACTGCCTTGAAGAATTCATGTCATTAtaggtaaataaaataaatgtcaacTACCATCAACACGCAATGTTGCTGTGTAGTTGGTGGTAGCGGCGGCATTGCTGGCCTGACAAGTGTAGTTCCCGTTGTGTTTGGGGTTGGCGTCTCCTATGGACAGCATGGTGATGAAGTCATTCAGTTTCTGTGTAGGtgaaattattcaaataataaataaaactccCACATACAGAATACACATTTATCTAGAATAAATAACACACAGGAATATCATTTCCTCACAACAAGCCATATAtcatcaagttttttttaattttaatgacaGGACTGTTCTTTTCCAGTTTTACTTCACATTAGTTGCTAATTTAAAATCTACAAATTCTGGAATtcagtacatgtagttacattCAGTTATGCTAAAAGAATTGATCAAAGGACCAAAGATAAAGTGCTATTACTGGTCAGCTTTACTAGAATTTTATGACCAGATTGCCCTTTTTCTGTTTTCGTCATTCTCAATGCATGTATACCTGTACTTGAATGCCTAAATCTGGGGGAATAACTTCTCCATCTTTGGTCCACACAATGTGTAATGGCTGGTCACCTGTTTTGACTGCACATGTCACAACAATTCTGTCCCCAAGTTTCTTGTTCTCAAAGGAAAAAGCATCAATTACTGGGGGCTCTAGGAAGAgaaacatgttaaaatttaGTACAGTATATGAGAAAATAAAACGCTTCATACAGACGCAGTTGTGTATTGTGGAGGCCTGAAGGGCCctgtttcattttttgtacaacAACAAATCCATTTTGATGTCTAGGACAGATATAACACAGTCCACTGTGTTACAGAAGCAGAAGCTGTTGAACAGGCATCAATCAAAAATCAAATGCCGTCATAAAAAGGATATGTATCTGGAGGTGGTAGATGACTAATTCATGTACTAGTATTCTTCCAAAGCCATAGGAAAGCTAAAGAGACATGTACATATTCAGTACAATTctacaatctctctctctctctctctttctctctctctctaacactAACACACAAACACTCTCTGAGGTCTTAAAAAGATGGCCTAATCATGCTAATTGTGAGTCATGTTCAGATTGGAAGAAATCACATGACATTTCATATCAGCACATTTTTATTACAGTTCACCTTCAGCATCACTGCTCAGCACAAAAACAGCTTCAATTGcaatcaatcaataaaaaaCACCACAGCGCTAAATACATGCACCTAATAACTGGCAgtttatttttagttttcttaaaaGGAAGGTCAGTACTTGAATGCTAGAGAGAAATCTCTACATAACATAGAACTGTCCGACATGTCAGCCTACAGTTAAATTAACATGCATCTTCCTAAAATGTTTTATCTTCTGACTTGTAGCTCATAAAATGCCCCTTATTAATTTATCCAAATATCATAATTGTTTTATCTTGAGAAATATATTATGGCATTATATTATTGTACATGAAACAATCTGGAAGTATAGATTTCTTCACCATGCAGTTGAAGTCTTTTTTAATGATATCATGTAAAAGGCTGCCAAACTCCGATATTTTTTCTTCCAAGTGATTTATTTGCATGGTTTTAGTTGACCCAGTTCCTATCTACAGAAATAATGTGTCAATAACTGTCGACTCACTTCGCCTGAAATCAATAAAAGCCACCAACAGGAATTGTATATACAGAGGGGACATGTATTTTCCACCAACTCAAGTGCATGGACCATGTTTATCAGAGGCAATCAAAAGTGCATACACTGTACCCAAGCATATTTCTACCTGATATATTCAATGATTTTTGCATCGATGACAAAtccttctaaaaatagttattaTGCAATACACTTGAAATGAAGCCAATGCTGTACTgtgttttacaaaattgatttcaTTCCTTAGTTTTGctcattaaatgataaaaaaggaaACTAAagcatataaaacaaaaaagcatgaataatagtgaaaaaaaaacaataaatgaagATTCAAATATGGTGTAGTTTGAAATTATGAATACCAACCCACAACATTGACGTAGACATGGCGGTACGACCCTTGTCCATTAGAATTCTTGGCAGTGCAGGTGTACTCCCCAACATCATGATCCTTCTGTACCCCCTCGATAAACAGGGTGTCATTGACAACTTTTTGGAGGTGGTTCTTGGGAAGAACATTATgccctaaaaaataaaatatgctcATGTGAATAACtgaaaatgcataaaattaCAAGCAATCTTGTCCATGTGGGTCAATGCatgatatttaaacaataaaatgttttcttcatGTACACAAgtatgttagctaaaagaaacagccaaatcaaCTCCTGTGAGACTCCAAGTctaacatcatcatgattatttcgtgcagtccgtgattttacttaggtcgctgtaggcttcgaccaatcgataaacagggcctgtcaattttttttgtcagtttcagccaCTGTAGATTTCGACCCATCGATAAACTGGCTGGGTCTGCAGATTTCAGTATGACTGTTAATTTCTATACAGCTATGAATTAAACAATTAGTAAGAAATTGAGGAAATTATATTTGGaagatgtaaacattaaaaaatgaataagggCAGATACGTACATATATACAAGTATGTCCCTGATAGTGATAGGGCTGTCTTTACTACTGTCGATCTTAATGTTACGTAAACAACAATGTTAAGAGGATCAACAGCTGATCTGTGAGTTAATGCCAAATGCAAAAATGCGTTAAATAGATTTAGTTCtggtaaaatgttttttaagcTTCCTATTCACAAATCATActgtaaatcaataacaaaaaatcttgaaataatTGTTTACTTCCCACCTACCATTCCTACAACTTATAAAACTGCACATGCTACCTTAACACTGCTACAGAGTACAAaggtattctcttttgagaagttgACAGGTATAGTATCAACATGGATGTTGGATATGCCTGTCCACTCCTCAAAAGAGAATAAGTACAAAGGATGTTTTTTACGTCGGTTACTCGATGTAAGAATCTTAATCATCCCCACTCAACaatcatatatataaaatttctataaattagcatacaaaacaaagaaacaaataaaaacttcaCCATTCTACCTTAACCTACAGCTGTAACGTTACAAGGAACAATGTTTGTAACAAGGTTATAATTTCCCGCCATTTTTTTCACAGGAAGTCTGCATTGCAACAAAAGTTGACACCTACACTGGATAACTTTccgggtaaaaaaaaaagtcagttcaaagaataaatctaataaatataTCTTAACTCACCTTTTGACCACGTGACTTGAGACACAGGATATCCAGCGACATAACATCGTATAGAAAAGTTCTTTCCAGCAGTAGTGGTCACGTTTTCCATAGGTCTAACAAACGGAACACCTACGATAATCAAAGTACAAAAAGTACTCATGGGATTGATCTATAGGATGGTTGGGGGTACAATAAATGGTTCaaatagaatttttatttctaaaatgtactgtacaaataatttaatgttacaCATGTTTGTTTTACAATGTCATGCatccataccccccccccccattgcggagagtgtaacgttatatatctACATTTTTTCCCTACATGTCAACATGTCAAATATCttccattttataaaaaaaaaaattctctaacttaattattattcaattttttcttctaaattaaTGATAGCCTAGGCCTAACTGAACCATTTAGTCACTTTCACCAAAACTAAAATACACCCAAACTTCTTTTCTTTAGAAAAGAAGAGTTATTCCTAATTTAcagcaatattttatttatcttgAGCAATTTTTTGTGAACAAAgtaataatatatttatgttcgcttttttttttaaatatacaagttttatattttatacgaAACTCTTTTTAACATGAAAACcatgcaaatgataaaaacttcAGATCATACCACAGCCATGTTCCTTTCATTAAGCGTTATATATACACGTACACTGAATTAACTAATGAATTGGCACACTTACAAGTTCTTTATAACTGTcctcaacaaaaaaaattacgacCTTTGTGCGATGGGATTTAACATTTTTagtttaatctttaaaaaaaatacaagcattgctgattttagattttttcaaatgatccttacatatttaaaaaaaataatagattacaATATCAAGTTCAGCTAAACCGTGTCATTGTTTTACTAAGATTATATTTACATACCATAAACAAACATTTGGCCCACGTGATGTATTTCCCCGACCTCGTTAGACGAGATGCATTGGTACTCGCCGCCATAATGGAGATGAACGTTAGAAATATTAACGTAACTAACAACGTCACCGGCAGGATTCAGGAAGCTCCCGATTTTGATGTCTGAATTTTCGGTGAGAATTTCACCGTCGAGTTTCCATCGGATATCCGGAGTCGGATTTCCGGTTGCAATACAACGGATTGATGTCTTTTGGCCAGTCTGGGCATACTGATTAATAAACGTGTCCACAAAAGTGGGATGGGCGGCTACAAAAGTGATCGCCATTGTCAATGAATAATCCCCAAACGTATACCGGTGTATATGGAGATACATCTTATCTATTCTTTTTCATATCTACTAGTATATAATGTTTACCTATAAATATcctttcattaattattttatgtatgtaactggtttcaaaaacatGAACTTGTCAAAAACTGAAGAATCACTTttaatgataattacttttaataataataataactgaaCAAAATAATTGTCCTTTGAAAATTAATGTGTCTATTTTTTTCAGTAAGCAAAAACTATAGAATCAGAGTCACAAAGTTCTTAGTAGTGAACATTATAAtcattatattacatgtagcaaCCTAAACTTTTATGAAATCAAACAAAGCAccctgagagcaacccaacgtCATCTGGCAGACATCAGTCAACTATGAATATACTTCGTTTGCATGATTATGAAtactgtacatatatgtatagaaaattacaataataaaCAGATAGTACATGTACCTCCTAGAAGCAGCTGGGCTGTTCCTTGACTGCTGGTCTCTTCATTCTTGACAACACATTGGTACATTCCTTGATCTTTCTTGTTCACGGCATGAATAGTCAGCACCGATTGGTCCGTTATTCTAACTTTTTGATTAGGTGAAATTTTGAATCCATCTTTCATCCAGAAAACTGATTTGATTGGATGACCTAAAACCGTACAGTTGAAAATCGCCGATTGGTTTGAGTCGACTTTTTGTTGCTGTGGGTCAATAGTTGCGGAAAGGGGATCTGCAA from Crassostrea angulata isolate pt1a10 chromosome 7, ASM2561291v2, whole genome shotgun sequence includes:
- the LOC128192918 gene encoding cell adhesion molecule DSCAM-like isoform X3, with product MLRLLRPVLVLAFLFGSLKAKTTESPFDIIGGPIFLTEPPSSLDFANTKGASVQCTAHGQPAPTLDWVKDDDTPVEDVSQILKVLPNNTLHFYPFKRSDFQSKVHAASYRCIASNSGGRISSRSMRVKAVRVEDYVTYDLQLSDVWSVRGSTAVFKCIMNPYYVKDYIHVVGWSKGTKPIQAGDRISVLSDGELHIRDIRDEDKYSMYTCVARNILTGDEKPSKAAYLHVHDPPASWTPPKIDDIMTQLTVNEGEKVELPCVASSNPLPKYRWSFSNKELVIDSVSRIQRAGNLVIVDAKVTDSGVYMCNASNSHGSATGTTQLTVQYPLSATIDPQQQKVDSNQSAIFNCTVLGHPIKSVFWMKDGFKISPNQKVRITDQSVLTIHAVNKKDQGMYQCVVKNEETSSQGTAQLLLGAAHPTFVDTFINQYAQTGQKTSIRCIATGNPTPDIRWKLDGEILTENSDIKIGSFLNPAGDVVSYVNISNVHLHYGGEYQCISSNEVGEIHHVGQMFVYGVPFVRPMENVTTTAGKNFSIRCYVAGYPVSQVTWSKGHNVLPKNHLQKVVNDTLFIEGVQKDHDVGEYTCTAKNSNGQGSYRHVYVNVVEPPVIDAFSFENKKLGDRIVVTCAVKTGDQPLHIVWTKDGEVIPPDLGIQVQKLNDFITMLSIGDANPKHNGNYTCQASNAAATTNYTATLRVDVPPRWVMEPGDSFVILKNSVSLDCLTTGSPKPTIQWKKAIGKNPGHYQTIRYVANDNATTASKQLFSNGTLVIRNAKEEDHGYYLCHSMNNVGPGISKVIFLRVHIPARFDEVEKNYTVIKGQNKTMDCQAIGDQPLSVTWSFNAQTLSTAGMTSRRLITTTQTSRGKLSALTLRPAERGDTGFYVCTAKNKFGNAVLAMRLVVLEQPESPQNLTLVKKTSRTIKVKWQPPYDGNSPILFYSVQYKEQKAVWQGVIPNVTVSSDQLIASISDLHPAYVYEVRVLANNSIGYGKASGSLIIKLDEEKPSGPPTEVNVKAIGSESLRISWMPPLPDHQNGEILGYYIGYKEKDSQSRFIYITKSIDGEFLPEVDIHNLEKFTEYTVHVQAYNQLGRGPPSPDAQVFTLEDVPSQPPQGVQATAINSRSIKVVWSPPPLFTLHGILQGYKIYYKPVRFDEDESDSNAVVSSELEATITGLSKYTNYSLQVLAFTRKGEGVRCEPLFVLTQQDAPERPADIKALPVSNTSVMASWKPPLHSNGILTKYNVYVYNSTSTELMSKLELPPVKTSYYMNNLSLNEEVRFEVSANTIIGEGERTHSVTTAPQEKVAARIASFSAVMLIPWQHTLTLQCLAVGDPAPIIKWKIRGRPLIVNERLQILKNGSLHINGVLGSDAANYSCRSENVYGSDEINYAISVQAPPKPPSLYVVATTTSTIQMNWRSGSNGGSPIQGFVIHFKKDHEVWQKIHAGPTNRTQTVTGLLCGTTYKFYINALNRLGYSPDSDIMSVKTNGSTPIMPPQSMLLKVINVTSVDLDLNTWITSGCPIRFFSVQYKVWGDTAWTEVSNNIQSNKTIHTVEDLHPATWYVMKVIAHSDAGSTESELKFATLTYHGHTITPLFITKKEESNFYEKTYIMIPLCFGIVAFLILIIAVLLYMRRRRELIQMKESASNLRRDITAETSLMNDLDKRFNFDFDGGNTEPYGKRNVNLLISFNSDENLTNNSPTWLNNGSSKTNSDNGSISRSEDDGNINPYATFNQMKQVIMEKEQQSERDKSPDLDDISLQKLEAQKAMISPSEPYVPFFHAKGDNGDVAKDPHPPLIPLKTTEGYDNQGLILSPRKYASADQIHALFTQVPARPHSSYSKSKKCPSSSDEKGSQRQSIISSVTTVSSSRDELLEALENAKHNPPPPVVYESQPESSSQPTDSSVGTEPGIVKFTQSPPKPNEQREASCEVHYTSDMKPTIKRSRKEAESDTTECETNERPTQPRRIKGRRNKQRNQLTKRQVMPSYVPRTHSRTSTTSSEEVTYTFQGRQSPHSPPRGYSSYLPDSQLPESDKTPMRRGRRTPHAKVKYDLSLQTPGTDESRPLVMAVAQPSMSSPNEEDEDSATVSLLNRHYRPVEQEEGEMTGQQKSRDKGYREDFTLV